Proteins from a genomic interval of Geodermatophilus obscurus DSM 43160:
- a CDS encoding DUF1206 domain-containing protein: protein MPSARPLLDRVHRLVEHAREVTDHPVLEAVARVGLVAYGVLHLLIGWLAVQLARGTDRADADQTGALQAVAGAPGGTVLLVLIGLGMLSLALWQAGEVLLWWHGLLDRRHVLRTAFVCAKCLAKAAVYGVLGITGLLFALGLEYEADERFRELTGETLEVPGGALLVYTVAAGVVAVGLYTLVRGLTGGFMKDIDLPAAPDRWEPVIEAIGRVGYVAKGIAFGLVGVLLWRAATTADVSSATGLDGAMTAIASVTAGPWLLGAVAAGFAAFGVYALARARYPDRDPST from the coding sequence GTGCCCTCGGCCCGCCCGCTGCTCGACCGCGTCCACCGGCTGGTCGAGCACGCCCGCGAGGTCACCGACCACCCGGTCCTCGAGGCGGTGGCCCGGGTGGGCCTGGTCGCCTACGGCGTCCTGCACCTGCTGATCGGCTGGCTTGCGGTGCAGCTGGCCCGTGGCACCGACCGCGCCGACGCGGACCAGACCGGTGCACTGCAGGCCGTGGCCGGCGCGCCCGGCGGGACGGTGCTGCTCGTGCTGATCGGCCTCGGCATGCTCTCCCTGGCGCTGTGGCAGGCCGGCGAGGTGCTGCTGTGGTGGCATGGGCTGCTCGACCGGCGGCACGTCCTGCGTACGGCGTTCGTCTGCGCGAAGTGCCTGGCCAAGGCCGCCGTCTACGGCGTCCTCGGGATCACCGGTCTGCTGTTCGCCCTCGGCCTGGAGTACGAGGCCGACGAGCGGTTCCGCGAGCTCACCGGCGAGACACTGGAGGTGCCGGGCGGGGCCCTGCTGGTGTACACCGTCGCGGCCGGTGTGGTCGCCGTCGGCCTCTACACGCTGGTGCGCGGGCTGACCGGCGGCTTCATGAAGGACATCGACCTGCCCGCGGCCCCCGACCGGTGGGAGCCCGTGATCGAGGCGATCGGCCGGGTCGGCTACGTCGCCAAGGGCATCGCCTTCGGCCTGGTCGGCGTGCTGCTGTGGCGGGCGGCCACCACCGCCGACGTCTCCTCCGCCACCGGCTTGGACGGCGCGATGACCGCGATCGCCTCGGTCACCGCGGGGCCGTGGCTGCTGGGCGCCGTCGCCGCCGGCTTCGCCGCGTTCGGCGTCTACGCGCTGGCCCGTGCCCGCTATCCCGACCGCGACCCGTCGACGTGA
- a CDS encoding DUF2254 domain-containing protein — MRSRPRGGRVQALREATTGALWPLPTAAILLAVGLGIGLTELDQALGYGEDPIRFVFTGGPSAARTLLSAIASSLISVTTLLFSLTIVTLQLASSQYSPRLLQTFVRDRVVQTCLGVLLGTFVYALVVLRTVRSADEAQGSSFVPRISVTVAFLFALASVAALVTFLSHQTRQLRVETMMRDVHSESARTRARLHERQEEDQQPDRPLPQVPDSARPLCARSSGFLVQVFEGPLLEAVTGAGAVLLLDRRPGDTVVAGAPMAWAWSQDAGNGVQVEELEKALQRAVHLGHERADVADPSYGLRKLVDIAARALSPGINDPTTAGHALSHVSALLGDAAARDTWHRRLTDEDGAERLVLRSWTFSELLELGVTQVRYYGREDLTVVDRLFALLAEVAWRARTPAQQRAVRQHLDALVEQSRTSPPAGRTLDDVQRWARTVDEALAGRWLRPAS; from the coding sequence GTGAGGTCGAGACCGCGCGGGGGACGCGTACAGGCGCTGCGGGAGGCAACCACCGGGGCGCTGTGGCCGCTGCCCACGGCGGCGATCCTGCTCGCCGTGGGGCTCGGCATCGGGCTCACCGAGCTGGACCAGGCGCTCGGCTACGGCGAGGACCCGATCCGGTTCGTGTTCACCGGTGGACCGTCGGCTGCCCGCACCCTCCTCTCGGCGATCGCCTCGTCGCTGATCTCGGTGACCACCCTGCTGTTCTCGCTGACGATCGTGACCCTGCAACTGGCCAGCAGCCAGTACTCCCCTCGGCTGCTGCAGACCTTCGTCCGGGACCGGGTGGTCCAGACCTGTCTCGGCGTGCTGCTCGGGACGTTCGTCTACGCCCTCGTCGTGCTGCGTACCGTGCGCTCGGCCGACGAGGCCCAGGGCAGCTCCTTCGTGCCGCGCATCTCGGTGACCGTCGCCTTCCTGTTCGCGCTGGCCTCGGTCGCGGCGCTCGTGACGTTCCTCAGCCACCAGACCCGGCAGCTGCGGGTCGAGACGATGATGCGCGACGTCCACTCGGAGTCCGCCCGCACCAGGGCGCGGTTGCACGAGCGCCAGGAGGAGGACCAGCAGCCCGACCGCCCGCTCCCGCAGGTCCCCGACTCGGCCCGCCCGCTGTGTGCGCGGTCGAGTGGCTTCCTGGTGCAGGTGTTCGAGGGCCCGCTGCTCGAGGCGGTCACCGGCGCCGGCGCCGTGCTGCTGCTCGACCGGCGCCCCGGCGACACGGTCGTCGCCGGGGCGCCGATGGCCTGGGCCTGGTCGCAGGACGCCGGAAATGGCGTCCAGGTGGAGGAGCTCGAGAAGGCGCTGCAACGCGCGGTGCACCTGGGCCACGAGCGGGCCGACGTCGCCGATCCCAGCTACGGGCTGCGCAAGCTGGTGGACATCGCCGCCCGAGCCCTGTCCCCCGGCATCAACGACCCGACGACCGCCGGGCACGCGCTGTCGCACGTCTCGGCGCTGCTGGGCGATGCGGCCGCGCGGGACACCTGGCACCGCCGGCTGACCGACGAGGACGGCGCCGAGCGCCTGGTCCTCCGGTCCTGGACCTTCTCCGAGCTGCTGGAGCTCGGGGTCACCCAGGTCCGCTACTACGGCCGGGAGGACCTCACCGTCGTCGACCGGTTGTTCGCGCTGCTGGCCGAGGTGGCGTGGCGGGCCCGCACACCTGCCCAGCAGCGGGCCGTGCGGCAGCACCTGGATGCCCTGGTCGAGCAGAGCCGCACCAGCCCACCGGCCGGGCGCACTCTCGATGACGTGCAGCGGTGGGCCCGGACCGTGGACGAGGCACTGGCCGGGAGGTGGCTGCGACCGGCGAGTTGA
- a CDS encoding DUF1206 domain-containing protein, with product MRGRAAFEEEPAMGGTTGRAAGAAGRAGDSDALEHLARIGLVAYGVVHLLIAWLAVQLAWGVGGSSAQADQGGALATLAQQPFGTVLLWVVALGMVALAVWQAAEALRWRGRLSAPGDARKKAAVTIVKSVAKAVVYAVLAVLAVRTATGTGQSGGQQQTAAGVFGLPAGRWLVLLIGLGIVGIGAYLVHKGVTKRFLKEIDLREAPPEATRLVTRLGQAGYPAKGVAFGVVGGLLVYAAATFDPAQATGGLDGALRTILGAPFGQVLLTLVALGIAAFGAFCFVRARYPERT from the coding sequence TTGCGGGGACGTGCAGCGTTCGAGGAGGAGCCGGCCATGGGCGGGACGACGGGACGCGCTGCAGGAGCCGCGGGCCGGGCGGGTGACAGCGACGCCCTCGAGCACCTCGCCCGCATCGGGCTGGTCGCCTACGGCGTGGTCCACCTGCTGATCGCCTGGCTGGCCGTCCAGCTGGCCTGGGGGGTGGGCGGCAGCTCGGCCCAGGCCGATCAGGGCGGCGCGCTGGCCACCCTGGCCCAGCAGCCGTTCGGCACGGTGCTGCTGTGGGTGGTCGCCCTGGGCATGGTGGCGCTGGCGGTGTGGCAGGCGGCCGAGGCGCTGCGCTGGCGCGGCCGCCTGTCGGCGCCGGGGGACGCGCGGAAGAAGGCGGCCGTCACCATCGTCAAGTCGGTGGCCAAGGCCGTCGTCTACGCGGTGCTCGCGGTGCTGGCCGTCCGGACCGCCACCGGCACCGGGCAGTCCGGGGGCCAGCAGCAGACCGCCGCCGGCGTCTTCGGCCTGCCCGCCGGGCGGTGGCTGGTCCTGCTGATCGGTCTGGGCATCGTCGGCATCGGCGCCTATCTGGTCCACAAGGGCGTGACCAAGCGGTTCCTCAAGGAGATCGACCTCCGCGAGGCCCCACCCGAGGCCACCCGGCTGGTCACCCGCCTCGGCCAGGCCGGCTACCCGGCCAAGGGGGTGGCCTTCGGCGTGGTCGGCGGGCTGCTGGTCTACGCCGCCGCCACGTTCGACCCGGCCCAGGCCACCGGCGGGCTCGACGGCGCGCTGCGCACCATCCTCGGCGCCCCCTTCGGCCAGGTGCTGCTGACCCTGGTCGCGCTGGGCATCGCCGCGTTCGGCGCCTTCTGCTTCGTCCGGGCCCGCTACCCCGAGCGGACCTGA
- a CDS encoding SIR2 family NAD-dependent protein deacylase — protein sequence MTGHVFVVGADLRRLVCDDVLVPTDRSLRVTPSWRGLLPDDVVTSEDRGGVCLDLRWRGDERVLELPGGRVGDAGRALWLVDTVHQEERDPDDALRWLVDGAREALAAVARREVPDPVQGRARRLVALPALGTGWGGAAGQRGTLLQRLLPVLHEGAAEHGFDVALVLRGPSDLAAAQRVRRAEAGSWDLPGHLRELAEDLGDRARRGQLAAFVGAGVSAAAGLPTWEQLLDELAERSGLDDALRGGLSGLPAQDAAALLARELGREQLEGFVKERFGPGHYALAHALLADLPVQEFVTTNYDPLVELAAADIGRDLSVLPFDDAVPGRPWLLKLHGDAAHPESVVLTREEYLQFGDTRAALAGVLHSLLLTRHVLFVGTSMQDDDLIRIAHQVRSATRAPGAAPRQRSGTVLALLEDPARARLWEQDVQTVAIAPADTPPAEAARLLEVLLDCIGCLSTPPTGYLLDPAYRGMLSAEERALAEALQQVERTVPEGASSSAVGEVTALLRRLGSQVCTPDGPPPDEASAPHDDRLQEQRPG from the coding sequence GTGACCGGACACGTCTTCGTCGTCGGCGCCGACCTGCGCCGGCTGGTGTGCGACGACGTCCTGGTGCCCACCGACCGGTCCCTGCGGGTCACCCCCTCGTGGCGTGGCCTGCTGCCCGACGACGTCGTGACCAGCGAGGACCGCGGCGGCGTCTGCCTCGACCTCCGCTGGCGCGGTGACGAGCGGGTGCTGGAGCTGCCCGGCGGGCGGGTCGGGGACGCGGGGCGGGCGCTGTGGCTGGTCGACACCGTCCACCAGGAGGAGCGCGACCCCGACGACGCGCTGCGCTGGCTGGTCGACGGCGCGCGGGAGGCCCTGGCCGCCGTCGCCCGGCGGGAGGTGCCCGACCCGGTGCAGGGGCGGGCCCGCCGGCTGGTCGCGCTGCCGGCCCTCGGCACCGGCTGGGGCGGGGCGGCCGGACAGCGCGGCACCCTGCTGCAGCGGCTGCTGCCCGTCCTGCACGAAGGCGCGGCCGAGCACGGCTTCGACGTCGCGCTGGTGCTGCGCGGGCCCAGCGACCTGGCCGCGGCGCAGCGGGTCCGCCGGGCCGAGGCGGGCAGCTGGGACCTGCCCGGGCACCTGCGTGAGCTGGCCGAGGACCTCGGCGATCGGGCCCGCCGCGGGCAGCTGGCCGCCTTCGTCGGCGCGGGGGTCAGCGCCGCCGCCGGGCTGCCCACCTGGGAGCAGCTGCTCGACGAGCTGGCCGAGCGGTCCGGACTGGACGACGCACTGCGCGGCGGGCTGTCGGGGCTGCCGGCCCAGGACGCCGCCGCGCTGCTGGCCCGTGAGCTCGGCCGCGAGCAGCTGGAGGGCTTCGTCAAGGAGCGGTTCGGGCCCGGGCACTACGCGCTCGCGCACGCGCTGCTGGCCGACCTGCCGGTGCAGGAGTTCGTCACCACCAACTACGACCCGCTGGTCGAGCTCGCCGCCGCCGACATCGGCCGCGACCTCTCGGTGCTGCCCTTCGACGACGCCGTCCCCGGCCGACCGTGGCTGCTCAAGCTGCACGGGGACGCCGCGCACCCCGAGAGCGTCGTGCTCACCCGTGAGGAGTACCTGCAGTTCGGCGACACCCGCGCGGCCCTGGCCGGGGTGCTGCACTCCCTGCTGCTCACCCGGCACGTGCTCTTCGTCGGCACCTCGATGCAGGACGACGACCTGATCCGCATCGCCCACCAGGTGCGCAGCGCCACCCGGGCCCCCGGCGCGGCACCGCGGCAGCGCAGCGGCACGGTGCTGGCGCTGCTGGAGGACCCGGCCCGCGCGCGGCTGTGGGAGCAGGACGTGCAGACGGTCGCTATCGCGCCGGCCGACACCCCACCGGCCGAGGCCGCCCGCCTGCTGGAGGTGCTGCTGGACTGCATCGGCTGCCTGTCCACTCCACCGACCGGCTACCTGCTCGACCCGGCCTACCGGGGGATGCTCTCCGCCGAGGAACGGGCCCTGGCCGAGGCGCTGCAGCAGGTGGAGCGCACGGTGCCCGAGGGGGCGTCGTCCTCGGCGGTCGGCGAGGTCACCGCACTGCTGCGCCGGCTGGGCTCGCAGGTGTGCACGCCCGACGGACCGCCCCCGGACGAGGCCAGCGCCCCGCACGACGACCGCCTGCAGGAGCAGCGCCCCGGCTGA
- a CDS encoding acetyl-CoA C-acetyltransferase encodes MRDAVICEPLRTPVGGFGGSLRDVPVQDLASTVIRAVVERTGLPPESVDDVLLGHCYPTMEAPALGRVAALDAGLPVTAAGIQLDRRCGSGLQAVLYGAMQVQSGSSEVVLAGGAESMSNAPFYTHAMRWGVKAGPGVLLADGLARGRVTAGGRHHPVPGGMLETAENLRREYRISRAEQDEYAVRSHQRAAAAAEAGRFAEEIVPVTVKQRKGEVVVDRDEHIRPDSNVETLGKLRPIMGRDDPEATVTAGNASGQNDGAAVCVVTSPEKAAELGLRPLARLVSWAVAGVPPQTMGIGPVPATAKALALADVKLAEVDLIELNEAFASQVLAVTREWGFTDADFERTNVNGSGISLGHPVGATGGRILATLTREMVRRDARYGLETMCIGGGQGLAALFERV; translated from the coding sequence GTGCGCGATGCGGTCATCTGCGAGCCCCTGCGGACACCGGTGGGTGGCTTCGGCGGCTCCCTGCGTGACGTGCCGGTGCAGGATCTGGCCTCGACCGTGATCCGGGCGGTGGTGGAGCGCACCGGGCTGCCGCCGGAGTCGGTGGACGACGTGCTGCTGGGGCACTGCTACCCGACGATGGAGGCCCCGGCGCTGGGCCGGGTGGCCGCGCTGGACGCCGGGCTGCCGGTGACCGCCGCGGGCATCCAGCTCGACCGCCGCTGCGGCTCGGGCCTGCAGGCGGTGCTGTACGGGGCGATGCAGGTGCAGTCCGGCAGCTCGGAGGTCGTGCTGGCCGGTGGCGCGGAGTCGATGAGCAACGCGCCCTTCTACACGCACGCGATGCGCTGGGGCGTCAAGGCCGGGCCGGGTGTGCTGCTGGCCGACGGCCTGGCCCGCGGCCGGGTGACCGCCGGCGGCCGGCACCACCCGGTGCCCGGCGGGATGCTGGAGACCGCGGAGAACCTGCGCCGGGAGTACCGGATCAGCCGCGCCGAGCAGGACGAGTACGCCGTGCGCAGCCACCAGCGGGCCGCTGCGGCCGCCGAGGCGGGCCGGTTCGCCGAGGAGATCGTGCCGGTGACGGTCAAGCAGCGGAAGGGCGAGGTCGTCGTCGACCGCGACGAGCACATCCGCCCGGACTCGAACGTGGAGACGCTGGGCAAGCTGCGCCCGATCATGGGCCGGGACGATCCGGAGGCCACCGTCACCGCGGGCAACGCCAGCGGGCAGAACGACGGCGCCGCGGTCTGCGTGGTCACCAGCCCGGAGAAGGCCGCCGAGCTGGGCCTGCGCCCGCTGGCGCGGCTGGTGTCCTGGGCGGTGGCCGGGGTTCCGCCGCAGACCATGGGCATCGGCCCGGTGCCGGCGACGGCCAAGGCGCTCGCGTTGGCCGACGTCAAGCTCGCCGAGGTCGACCTGATCGAGCTCAACGAGGCCTTCGCCAGTCAGGTGCTGGCGGTGACCCGGGAGTGGGGCTTCACCGACGCGGACTTCGAGCGGACCAACGTGAACGGCTCCGGGATCTCGCTGGGCCACCCGGTGGGGGCCACCGGTGGGCGGATCCTGGCCACGCTCACCCGCGAGATGGTCCGCCGCGACGCCCGCTACGGGCTGGAGACGATGTGCATCGGCGGCGGCCAGGGCCTCGCCGCGCTGTTCGAGCGGGTGTGA
- a CDS encoding DUF1206 domain-containing protein: MAVVLVGAVVAWAATTFDPARATGLDGALRAVAAEPHGGWVLTVVAVGLAAFAVYCLARARHPVG; the protein is encoded by the coding sequence GTGGCCGTCGTGCTGGTCGGCGCGGTGGTCGCCTGGGCGGCGACGACGTTCGACCCGGCGCGGGCCACCGGTCTGGACGGCGCCCTGCGCGCGGTGGCCGCCGAGCCGCACGGCGGCTGGGTGCTGACCGTGGTCGCGGTCGGACTGGCCGCGTTCGCGGTGTACTGCCTGGCCCGCGCCCGGCACCCGGTCGGCTGA
- a CDS encoding MFS transporter codes for MAWRRAVFTLFAVAAGTNVPTPLLLVYQEQLDLSPEVLTALFGCYAAGLVPALFLAGPLSDRLGRRRVAIPGVVLAGLASLAFAAAGGSLALLFGARFLQGVVSGVVFSVASAWVAELSVASGEGAGGRRAAVAMTAGFSLGPLTSGLLGQFAPAPTVLPYLLHTVLVGVGLALALRLPETVVLSPGGRRPTGSPAVPLLPPGSALLAATVLAPVAVCVYAFPSSVISAVPLLGELPAGGVAVTGVLAGVTLGAGTLVAGLQRRLGSWTAVTGAALGAAGFGAAAAFVATGAWPWLLAAAPLLGSGGGLCLAAGLTVTGRLAAPTRRGELTSVFLACAYLGFAVPFLMATVARSAPAWVPLQVAAVLTALLALRLVPVARRGRL; via the coding sequence GTGGCCTGGAGGCGAGCGGTGTTCACGTTGTTCGCGGTCGCGGCCGGCACGAACGTCCCCACGCCGCTGCTGCTGGTCTACCAGGAGCAGCTCGACCTCTCCCCCGAGGTGCTGACCGCGCTCTTCGGCTGCTACGCCGCCGGCCTGGTGCCCGCGCTGTTCCTGGCCGGCCCGCTGTCGGACCGGCTGGGCCGTCGCCGCGTGGCCATCCCCGGCGTGGTCCTCGCCGGGCTGGCGTCGCTGGCCTTCGCCGCGGCCGGCGGGTCGCTGGCCCTGCTGTTCGGCGCCCGCTTCCTGCAGGGCGTGGTCAGCGGCGTCGTGTTCAGCGTCGCGAGCGCATGGGTCGCCGAGCTGTCCGTCGCCTCCGGGGAGGGCGCGGGCGGACGGCGGGCCGCGGTCGCCATGACGGCGGGTTTCTCCCTCGGGCCGCTCACCAGCGGGCTGCTGGGCCAGTTCGCGCCGGCGCCCACGGTCCTGCCCTACCTGCTGCACACGGTGCTGGTCGGAGTGGGGCTGGCGCTGGCGCTGCGGCTGCCCGAGACCGTCGTCCTGTCCCCTGGCGGACGGCGCCCCACCGGCAGCCCCGCCGTCCCGCTGCTGCCCCCGGGCAGCGCTCTGCTCGCCGCGACCGTGCTGGCCCCGGTCGCGGTCTGCGTCTACGCCTTCCCCTCGTCGGTGATCTCGGCCGTGCCGCTGCTGGGCGAGCTGCCGGCCGGCGGGGTCGCGGTCACCGGCGTCCTGGCGGGGGTGACGCTCGGCGCGGGGACCCTCGTGGCCGGCCTGCAGCGCCGGCTGGGGTCGTGGACCGCCGTCACCGGTGCCGCCCTCGGTGCGGCCGGTTTCGGCGCGGCGGCGGCCTTCGTGGCCACCGGCGCCTGGCCGTGGCTGCTGGCCGCAGCACCCCTGCTGGGGTCCGGCGGCGGGCTGTGCCTGGCGGCCGGGCTCACCGTCACCGGCCGGCTGGCCGCGCCCACGCGCCGGGGCGAGCTGACGTCGGTGTTCCTGGCCTGCGCCTACCTCGGCTTCGCCGTGCCGTTCCTCATGGCGACGGTGGCCCGGTCGGCACCGGCCTGGGTGCCGCTGCAGGTCGCCGCGGTGCTCACGGCACTCCTCGCCCTCCGGTTGGTCCCGGTCGCCCGCCGCGGCCGGCTGTGA
- the fabG gene encoding 3-oxoacyl-ACP reductase FabG, translating into MTESGPTDQQRVAIVTGGARGIGAATAQRLAEDGFAVAVVDLDESSTAATVQAIEAAGGRALGVGADVGDADQVQAAVERVATELGPPLVLVNNAGVTRDNLLFKMTDADWDMVMHVHLRGSFLMTRAVQQHMVKAGWGRVVNLSSTSALGNRGQANYATAKAGLQGFTKTLALELGKFGVTANAIAPGFIQTEMTKATAERIGRNWEEYVAERAAAIPVQRGGVPADIAHTVSFLVSEGAGFISGQVVYVAGGPRG; encoded by the coding sequence ATGACCGAGTCCGGCCCCACCGACCAGCAGCGCGTCGCGATCGTCACCGGCGGGGCCCGCGGCATCGGCGCCGCCACCGCGCAGCGGCTGGCCGAGGACGGCTTCGCGGTGGCGGTGGTCGACCTCGACGAGTCCTCGACCGCTGCCACGGTCCAGGCGATCGAGGCCGCCGGCGGCCGCGCCCTCGGGGTGGGCGCCGACGTCGGGGACGCCGACCAGGTGCAGGCCGCCGTCGAGCGGGTCGCCACGGAGCTCGGCCCGCCGCTGGTGCTCGTGAACAACGCTGGCGTGACGCGCGACAACCTGCTGTTCAAGATGACCGATGCCGACTGGGACATGGTCATGCACGTGCACCTGCGCGGCTCGTTCCTCATGACCCGCGCGGTGCAGCAGCACATGGTCAAGGCCGGCTGGGGCCGGGTGGTCAACCTGTCGAGCACCTCGGCGCTGGGCAACCGCGGGCAGGCCAACTACGCCACCGCCAAGGCCGGGCTGCAGGGGTTCACCAAGACGCTTGCCCTCGAGCTAGGCAAGTTCGGCGTCACCGCCAACGCGATCGCCCCCGGCTTCATCCAGACCGAGATGACCAAGGCGACCGCGGAGCGGATCGGGCGGAACTGGGAGGAGTACGTGGCCGAACGGGCCGCGGCGATCCCGGTGCAGCGCGGGGGCGTGCCTGCGGACATCGCGCACACGGTGTCCTTCCTCGTCAGCGAGGGCGCCGGGTTCATCTCCGGGCAGGTCGTCTACGTCGCCGGAGGCCCCCGGGGCTGA